AAGAAGTGATGGTGGTGGATAAATATAGCTATCTTTTTTTAAAAAAAATAGGCATAGAGATAGAAGATTATGACGAATTGCAGCATTTTTTTGAAAAAGGCGTTCAAGAGAATTTAAATGCCGCCTTAGCGCTTTATGAAAATAGCATTTCTTTAGCGCAACTTTATGCGAGATTCCATGGAAAGATTGTGGAATTTTCCAAACAAAAATTGGAATTAAAACTTTGATTTTTAGATTTTTTTTAATTTTAAGCCTTTTAAAAGGCGTTTTACTGGCCAAAAAGGATTGGAATTTTTTCAAACCTTTAGAGCCTACTAAAAAATATTTTGGCTCTTTTAAAATCGGCTATCTTTACCAGCATGCAGAAACGACTAAAAGATCCCCCATCCGCCCTAAAAACCGCTCTCCTATTTTAATGGATAAAACTTACCATGACGCTTCTTTAGGCTTTCAGGTAGGGTATGTTTTAAAAAAGAATGCTTTATTAGGGGGGTATTTGGATGCAGGAATGGGCGATTCGTATTTCATGAGCGCTGGGTTTATGGCTGGGGTTAGGCTTTTTAGGGGGTGGGTTATCCCTAAAATCGCCTTAGGCTATCAGCTTCAAATTTTAGGGGCTAAGATTGATAAGTATCAATTCAATATCCAATCAGCAGTGGGGAGCGTGGGCTTGTTTTTCAATGCGGCTAAAAATTTTGGCTTGAGTATAGAAGCAAGGGGCGGTATTCCCTTTTATTTTATCCAAAGTAAATTCTCTAAAGCCTTTGGCACGCCACGATTGAACATCTATTCTATCGGTATCACTTTCACCTTTTATGACTTTACGAGATTTTTAGGGTAAAATATTCATTTTAAAAAACAATTATAGAGTATAAAAACCATAATCAGACAAACCTTTAAGGATTTATGATGATTTTCATTGACGCATGTTTTAGAAAGGAAACACCTTACACGCCCATTTGGATGATGAGGCAAGCGGGGCGTTACCTTAGCGAATACCAAGAGAGCCGTAAAAAAGCGGGGAGCTTCTTGGAATTGTGTAAAAATAGCGATTTAGCCACAGAAGTTACCCTACAGCCGGTAGAGATTTTGGGCGTGGATGCGGCTATTTTGTTTAGCGATATTTTAGTAGTGCCTTTGGAAATGGGCTTGAATTTGGAGTTTATCCCCAAAAAGGGGCCGCATTTTTTAGAGACGATTACGGATTTAAAAAGCGTGGAAAGCCTAAAAGTAGGGGCTTATAAACAGCTAAACTATGTCTATGATACGATTTCTCAAACGCGCCAAAAGCTTTCTAAAGAGAAAGCGTTAATCGGTTTTTGCGGATCGCCTTGGACTTTAGCGACTTACATGATAGAAGGCGAGGGGAGCAAATCGTATGCCAAAAGCAAGAAAATGCTTTATAGCGAGCCTGAAGTTTTAAAAGCGCTTTTAGAAAAATTAAGCCTTGAATTGATAGAGTATTTGAGCCTTCAAATCCAAGCAGGGGTCAATGCGGTGATGATCTTTGACTCATGGGCTAGCGCTTTAGAAAAAGAAGCGTATTTGAAATTCAGTTGGGATTATTTGAAAAAAATCTCTAAAGAGCTTAAAAAACGCTACCCCCATATTCCGGTTATCCTTTTCCCTAAAGGGATTGGCGCTTATTTGGATAGCATAGATGGGGAATTTGATGTGTTTGGCGTGGATTGGGGCACGCCTTTAGAAGCGGCAAAAAAGATTTTAGGCGGTAAGTATGTTTTGCAAGGGAATTTAGAGCCAACGCGCCTCTATGATAAAAACGCTTTAGAAGAAGGCGTTGAAAGGATTTTAAAAATCATGGGCAATCGAGGGCATATTTTCAATTTAGGGCATGGGATGCTGCCGGATTTGCCCAGAGAAAACGCGAAGTATTTAGTGCAATTAGTGCATGCTAAAACCAGGCGATAGGGGGACTTATGAATACTATTATAAGATGCATGAGCTTATTAGGCTTATGTGTTACTCTCACTCTAGCGCAAACCCCCTCTAAAACCCCCGATGAAATCAAGCAAATCCTTAACAATTATAGCCATAAGAATTTAAGACTCATTGATCCGCCGACAAGTTCTTTAGAAGCGACACCGGGTTTTTTACCCTCGCCCAAAGAAACAGCGACTACGATCAATCAAGAGATCGCTAAATACCATGAAAAAAGCGATAAGGCCGCTTTGGGGCTTTATGAATTGCTTAAGGGGGCTACCACCAATCTCAGTTTGCAAGCGCAAGAACTCAGTGTCAAGCAAGCGATGAAAAACCACACCATCGCCAAAGCGATGTTTTTGCCCACTTTGAACGCGAGTTATAACTTTAAAAATGAAAACAGGGATACCCCAAACTTTAAGCATTATAACACGCAACAACTCCAAGCTCAAGTTACATTGAATGTGTTTAATGGCTTTAGCGATGTGAATAATGTCAAAGAAAAGTCTGCGACTTACCGATCCACTGTGGCTAATTTAGAGTATAGCCGCCAGAGCGTGTATTTGCAAGTGGTGCAACAATACTATGAGTATTTTAATAACCTCGCTCGCATGATCGCTTTACAAAAGAAATTGGAGCAAATCCAAACGGACATTAAAAGGGTTACCAAACTCTATGACAAAGGGCTAACGACGATTGATGATTTGCAAAGCTTAAAAGCGCAAGGGAATTTGAGCGAATACGATATTTTGGACATGCAATTCGCTTTGGAGCAAAACCGCTTGACTTTGGAGTATCTTACTAATCTCAATGTGAAAAATTTAAAAAAGACCACGATTGATGCGCCTAATTTGCAATTGAGAGAAAGGCAAGACTTGGTTTCTTTAAGGGAGCAAATTTCTGCGCTCAAATACCAAAACAAGCAACTCAATTATTACCCCAAGATAGATGTGTTTGACTCATGGCTTTTTTGGATCCAAAAACCCGCTTACGCTTTGGGGGGTTTTGGGAACTTCTTCCCGGGTCAGCAAAACACGGCTGGGGTTACTGCGACTTTGAATATTTTTGATGATATAGGCTTGAGCTTGCAAAAACAATCCATCATGTTAGGCCAATTAGCGAATGAAAAGAATTTAGCGTATAAAAAGCTAGAGCAAGAAAAAGACGAACAGCTTTACAGAAAGTCGCTTGATATTGCTAGAGCCAAGATTGAATCTTCAAAGGCTAGTTTGGATGCGGCTAATCTTTCTTTTGCCAATATTAAAAGGAAATACGACGCTAATTTAGTGGATTTCACCACTTATTTAAGGGGCTTAACCACGCGCTTTGATGCAGAAGTGGCTTACAATTTAGCGCTCAACAATTATGAAGTGCAAAAAGCCAATTACATTTTCAACAGCGGGCATAAAATAGACGACTATGTGCATTAAGGGATAAAAATGATACGAAAAATTTTAATAGGACTTTTTTTGAGTTTTTTGAGCATGGAAGCTGGCGAAAAAGTGTATGCGATTTTCAACGTGAAAGCGGTGCAAGATTCCAAGCTCACCTTAGACAGCACAGGGATTGTGGATAGCATTAAGGTTACTGAGGGGAGCGTGGTCAAAAAGGGCGATGTTTTGTTGCTTTTGTATAATCAAGACAAACAGGCTCAAAGCGATTCCACCGAGCAACAACTCATTTTCGCTAAAAAGCAATACCAACGATACAGCAAAATTGGGGGTGCTGTGGATAAAAACACTCTAGAGGGTTATGAGTTCACTTACAGGCGTTTGGAATCGGATTACGCTTATTCTATTGCGGTATTGAATAAAACCATTTTAAGAGCCCCTTTTGATGGCGTGATAGCGAGTAAAAACATTCAAGTGGGCGAAGGGGTGAGCGCGAATAACACGGTGTTATTGAGACTAGTCAGCCATGCTAGGAAATTGGTTATTGAATTTGATTCTAAATATATTAATGCAGTCAAAGTGGGGGATACTTACACTTATTCTATAGATGGGGATTCCAATCAGCATGAAGCTAAAATCACTAAGATTTACCCCACGGTTGATGAAAACACCAGGAAAGTGAGCGCTGAAGCCCTTTTATCTAAGCCTATGGCAGTGGGGCTTTTTGGCGATGGGTTTATCCAAACGAAATAATAGGATATTTTGATGTATAAAACAGCGATTAATCGTCCTATTACGACCTTGATGTTTGCTTTGGCGATTGTCTTTTTTGGGACTATGGGGTTTAAAAAATTGAGCGTGGCGCTTTTCCCTAAAATTGACTTGCCTACGGTGGTGGTTACTACGACTTATCCTGGGGCTAGTGCTGAAATCATAGAAAGTAAGGTAACCGATAAGATTGAAGAAGCGGTGATGGGGATTGATGGGATCAAAAAGGTTACTTCCACGAGTTCTAAAAATGTGAGTATCGTCGTCATTGAATTTGAATTAGAAAAACCTAATGAAGAAGCCCTAAACGATGTGATGAATAAAATTTCTTCGGTGCGTTTTGATGACTCCAACATTAAAAAACCCTCTATCAATAAATTTGATACCGACAGCCAAGCCATTATTTCATTGTTTGTGAGCAGTTCAAGCGTGCCAGCTACAACCCTTAATGACTACGCTAAAAACACCATTAAACCCATGCTCCAAAAAATCAATGGGGTAGGGGGCGTGCAGCTCAACGGCTTTAGGGAGCGCCAGATTAGGATTTATGCGGATCCCACTTTGATGAATAAATACAATCTCACTTATGCTGATCTTTTCAGCACGCTTAAAGCGGAGAATGTGGAAATTGATGGGGGGCGCATTGTCAATAGCCAAAGGGAATTGTCTATTTTAGTGAATGCGAATAGTTATAGCGTTGCGGATGTGGAAAAGATCCAAGTGGGTAACCATGTGCGTCTTGGCGATATTGCAAAAATTGAAATCGGTTTGGAAGAAGACAACACTTTTGCGAGCTTTAAAGACAAACCCGGTGTGATTTTAGAAATCCAAAAGATTGCCGGAGCGAATGAAATTGAAATCGTGGATAGGGTGTATGAAGCGTTAAAACACATTCAAGCCATTAGCCCTAGCTATGAAATCAGACCCTTTTTAGACACCACGAGCTATATCCGCACCTCTATTGAAGACGTGAAATTTGATCTAATCTTAGGGGCGATTTTAGCGGTTTTAGTGGTGTTTGCGTTCTTGCGTAACGGCACGATCACCCTCGTTTCAGCGATCTCTATCCCTATTTCTATCATGGGGACTTTTGCGCTCATCCAATGGATGGGCTTTTCATTAAACATGCTCACCATGGTGGCTTTAACGCTAGCGATAGGGATTATCATTGATGATGCGATTGTGGTGATTGAAAACATCCATAAAAAGCTAGAAATGGGCATGAGCAAACGCAAAGCGAGCTATGAGGGGGTGAGGGAAATTGGCTTTGCTCTAGTGGCGATTTCAGCGATGCTGCTCTCTGTGTTTGTGCCTATAGGGAACATGAAAGGCATTATCGGGCGCTTTTTCCAAAGTTTTGGGATCACGGTGGCTTTAGCGATCGCTCTATCGTATGTGGTGGTCGTTACGATTATCCCTATGGTAAGCTCAGTGGTGGTCAATCCCAGGCATTCTCGTTTTTACGTGTGGAGTGAGCCTTTTTTTAAGGCTTTAGAGTCTCGTTATACCAGATTGCTCCAATGGGTATTAAACCACAAGCTCATTATCTTTATAGCGGTGGTTTTGGTGTTTGTGGGTTCGCTTTTTGTGGCTTCTAAATTGGGTATGGAGTTCATGCTGAAAGAAGATAGGGGGAGGTTTTTAGTGTGGCTTAAGGCTAAACCGGGCGTGAGCATAGATTACATGACGCAAAAGAGTAAGATCTTTCAAAAAGCGATTGAAAAACATGATGAAGTGGAATTCACCACCTTGCAAGTGGGTTATGGCACCACACAAAACCCTTTTAAGGCTAAGATTTTTGTGCAGCTCAAGCCTTTAAAAGAGCGCAAAAAAGAGGGTGAATTGGGGCAATTTGAGTTGATGAGCGTTTTAAGGAAAGAGTTGAGAAGCTTGCCTGAAGCTAAAGGTTTAGATACTATTAATCTTTCTGAAGTCTCGCTTTTAGGTGGCGGTGGGGATAGTTCGCCTTTTCAAACTTTTGTGTTTTCCCATTCTCAAGAAGCGGTGGATAAAAGCGTGGCGAATTTGAAAAAATTCTTATTGGAAAGCCCTGAGTTAAAAGGCAAGATTGAAGGCTATCATACGAGCACGAGCGAATCGCAACCGCAACTGCAACTCAAAATCTTAAGACAAAACGCCAACAAATACGGCGTGAGTGCTCAAACCATTGGAGCAGTGGTGAGCTCTGCTTTCTCTGGGACTTCTCAAGCGAGCGTGTTCAAAGAAGATGGTAAAGAATACGACATGATCATTAGAGTGCCTGATGACAAGCGCGTTTCTGTAGAAGACATCAAACGCTTGCAAGTGCGTAATAAATACGATAAATTGATGTTTTTAGACGCTTTAGTGGAAATCGCAGAAACTAAAAGCCCGTCCAGTATTTCTCGTTATAACCGCCAACGCAGCGTTACGGTGCTCGCTCAACCTAAAGCGGGTATCTCTTTAGGGGAAATTTTAACGCAAGTGAGTAAAAACACTAAAGAATGGCTGGTTGAAGGGGCGAATTACAGATTTACCGGTGAAGCGGATAACGCTAAAGAGACTAATGGGGAGTTTTTGATCGCTTTAGCGACAGCGTTTGTGTTGATCTATATGATTTTAGCGGCGTTGTATGAGTCTATTTTAGAGCCTTTTATCATCATGGTTACCATGCCTTTAAGCTTTTCAGGGGCATTTTTCGCTCTAGGTTTAGTGCATCAGCCTTTGAGCATGTTCTCTATGATAGGCTTGATCTTGCTCATTGGTATGGTGGGTAAAAACGCCACGCTTTTAATTGATGTGGCGAATGAAGAGCGTAAAAAAGGTTTGAATATCCAAGAAGCTATTTTATTTGCCGGCAAAACCCGTCTAAGACCGATTTTAATGACGACCATTGCGATGGTTTGCGGCATGCTGCCTTTAGCGTTGGCGAGCGGGGATGGAGCGGCGATGAAATCCCCTATAGGGATTGCGATGAGTGGGGGCTTAATGATTTCTATGGTGTTAAGCTTACTCATTGTGCCGGTGTTTTATCGTTTGCTCGCTCCCATAGATGATAAAATCAAGCGGTTTTATCAAAACCAAAAAGCTTTAGAATGAAAAAGATTGTTTTCATTTTGGCTCTATGGGTGGGTTTGTTAGGGGCGTTTGAGCCTAAAAAAAGTCATATTTATTTTGGGGCTATGGTGGGTTTAGCCCCCATTAAAATAACCCCAAAACCGGCTAGTGATTCTTCCTATACGGCTTTTTTATGGGGGGCTAAAGGGGGGTATCAATTCGCTTTTTTTAAAGCTTTAGCGTTAAGGGGTGAATTTTCCTACCTTATGGCAATCAAACCCACCGCATTGCACACGATTAACACTTCTTTATTGAGCTTAAATATGGACGTGTTAAGCGATTTTTACACTTATAAAAAATATAGCTTTGGGGTGTATGGGGGGCTTGGGATAGGGTATTTTTATCAAAGCAACCATTTAGGCATGAAAAATAGTTCGTTTATGGGTTATAACGGGCTAATTAATGTAGGGCTTGGCAGCACGATCGATCGCCACCACCGCATAGAGCTTGGGGCTAAAATCCCTTTTTCAAAGACTAGAAATTCTTTTAAAAATTCTTATTTTTTAGAGAGCGTTTTTATCCATGCGGCTTATAGTTATATGTTTTAAGAGAGAATAAAAAATAGCCTATTGGTGGTCGTTATCAATAAGATAAGATCCTTATGATATAAGGAGATTGTGCCGTTTTTAATTAAATTGTATAATTGATAGCATCAAAAAATATAACAACGAGTATGATCACATGAAAGGGTTCAAAATATGACTTATAGAAGTAGCAAAATAGATTTAAAGAATGAACGCTTTAGTAAAAACCGCTCGTTTAAGGGCGTTAAAAAGAAAATCGCTAAAAAATATACAATCAAAAACTCGCCTTTGACAATTTACTCCTTAAAAACGCATTCAAATTCTTCTCTATCCTTTAATAAAAAAATCTTCTTAGGGCTTGGGTTTGTTTCAGCTTTGAGCGCTGAAGATTATAATAGTTCGGTGTATTGGCTCAATAGCGTGAATGAAAATAACAGCAACAAATCCTACTATATCAGCCCTTTACGCACTTGGGCTAGGGGGAATAGGAATTTCACGCAAAATTATAACAATAGTAAATTATACATAGGGACAAAAAACGCTTCCGCAACGCCCAATCATTCTTCTATATGGTTTGGGGAAAAGGGCTATATCGGTTTTATTACAGGGGTTTTTAAGGCAAAAGACATTTTTATCACAGGGGCTGTTGGCTCAGGTAATGAGTGGAAAACCGGTGGGGGGGCGATACTGGTTTTTGAAAGCTCAAACGAATTAAACACTAATGGGGCTTATTTTCAAAATAACAGAGCTGGGACACAAACTTCTTGGATCAATTTGATTTCCAATAACAGCGTGAATTTGACAAACACGAATTTTGGCAACCAAACCCCTAATGGGGGCTTTAATGCTATGGGGCGAAAGATCACTTATAATGGCGGAACAATCAATGGTGGGAATTTTGGCTTTGATAACGTGGATAGCAATGGCACAACCACCATTAGCGGAGTAACTTTCAACAATAACGGCGCGCTCACTTATAAGGGTGGGAATGGTATCGGGGGGAGCATCACCTTTACTAACTCTAATATCAATCATTACAAACTCAATCTTAACGCCAATAGCGTTACCTTTAATAACAGCACTCTGGGGAGCATGCCTAATGGCAACACTAATACTATAGGGAATGCCTATATTCTTAATGCAAATAATATTACTTTTAATAATTTGACCTTCAATGGGGGTTGGTTCGTTTTTAATAGATCTGATGCTCATGTTAATTTTCAAGGCACAACCACGATCAATAACCCCACTTCGCCTTTTGTCAATATGACCGGTAAAGTTACTATTAATCCTAATGCGATTTTTAATATTCAAAATTACACGCCTAGTATAGGGAGCGCTTACACGCTCTTTAGCAT
This is a stretch of genomic DNA from Helicobacter pylori. It encodes these proteins:
- a CDS encoding TolC family protein gives rise to the protein MNTIIRCMSLLGLCVTLTLAQTPSKTPDEIKQILNNYSHKNLRLIDPPTSSLEATPGFLPSPKETATTINQEIAKYHEKSDKAALGLYELLKGATTNLSLQAQELSVKQAMKNHTIAKAMFLPTLNASYNFKNENRDTPNFKHYNTQQLQAQVTLNVFNGFSDVNNVKEKSATYRSTVANLEYSRQSVYLQVVQQYYEYFNNLARMIALQKKLEQIQTDIKRVTKLYDKGLTTIDDLQSLKAQGNLSEYDILDMQFALEQNRLTLEYLTNLNVKNLKKTTIDAPNLQLRERQDLVSLREQISALKYQNKQLNYYPKIDVFDSWLFWIQKPAYALGGFGNFFPGQQNTAGVTATLNIFDDIGLSLQKQSIMLGQLANEKNLAYKKLEQEKDEQLYRKSLDIARAKIESSKASLDAANLSFANIKRKYDANLVDFTTYLRGLTTRFDAEVAYNLALNNYEVQKANYIFNSGHKIDDYVH
- a CDS encoding outer membrane beta-barrel protein, producing the protein MKKIVFILALWVGLLGAFEPKKSHIYFGAMVGLAPIKITPKPASDSSYTAFLWGAKGGYQFAFFKALALRGEFSYLMAIKPTALHTINTSLLSLNMDVLSDFYTYKKYSFGVYGGLGIGYFYQSNHLGMKNSSFMGYNGLINVGLGSTIDRHHRIELGAKIPFSKTRNSFKNSYFLESVFIHAAYSYMF
- a CDS encoding efflux RND transporter permease subunit yields the protein MYKTAINRPITTLMFALAIVFFGTMGFKKLSVALFPKIDLPTVVVTTTYPGASAEIIESKVTDKIEEAVMGIDGIKKVTSTSSKNVSIVVIEFELEKPNEEALNDVMNKISSVRFDDSNIKKPSINKFDTDSQAIISLFVSSSSVPATTLNDYAKNTIKPMLQKINGVGGVQLNGFRERQIRIYADPTLMNKYNLTYADLFSTLKAENVEIDGGRIVNSQRELSILVNANSYSVADVEKIQVGNHVRLGDIAKIEIGLEEDNTFASFKDKPGVILEIQKIAGANEIEIVDRVYEALKHIQAISPSYEIRPFLDTTSYIRTSIEDVKFDLILGAILAVLVVFAFLRNGTITLVSAISIPISIMGTFALIQWMGFSLNMLTMVALTLAIGIIIDDAIVVIENIHKKLEMGMSKRKASYEGVREIGFALVAISAMLLSVFVPIGNMKGIIGRFFQSFGITVALAIALSYVVVVTIIPMVSSVVVNPRHSRFYVWSEPFFKALESRYTRLLQWVLNHKLIIFIAVVLVFVGSLFVASKLGMEFMLKEDRGRFLVWLKAKPGVSIDYMTQKSKIFQKAIEKHDEVEFTTLQVGYGTTQNPFKAKIFVQLKPLKERKKEGELGQFELMSVLRKELRSLPEAKGLDTINLSEVSLLGGGGDSSPFQTFVFSHSQEAVDKSVANLKKFLLESPELKGKIEGYHTSTSESQPQLQLKILRQNANKYGVSAQTIGAVVSSAFSGTSQASVFKEDGKEYDMIIRVPDDKRVSVEDIKRLQVRNKYDKLMFLDALVEIAETKSPSSISRYNRQRSVTVLAQPKAGISLGEILTQVSKNTKEWLVEGANYRFTGEADNAKETNGEFLIALATAFVLIYMILAALYESILEPFIIMVTMPLSFSGAFFALGLVHQPLSMFSMIGLILLIGMVGKNATLLIDVANEERKKGLNIQEAILFAGKTRLRPILMTTIAMVCGMLPLALASGDGAAMKSPIGIAMSGGLMISMVLSLLIVPVFYRLLAPIDDKIKRFYQNQKALE
- a CDS encoding efflux RND transporter periplasmic adaptor subunit, producing MIRKILIGLFLSFLSMEAGEKVYAIFNVKAVQDSKLTLDSTGIVDSIKVTEGSVVKKGDVLLLLYNQDKQAQSDSTEQQLIFAKKQYQRYSKIGGAVDKNTLEGYEFTYRRLESDYAYSIAVLNKTILRAPFDGVIASKNIQVGEGVSANNTVLLRLVSHARKLVIEFDSKYINAVKVGDTYTYSIDGDSNQHEAKITKIYPTVDENTRKVSAEALLSKPMAVGLFGDGFIQTK
- a CDS encoding uroporphyrinogen decarboxylase encodes the protein MMIFIDACFRKETPYTPIWMMRQAGRYLSEYQESRKKAGSFLELCKNSDLATEVTLQPVEILGVDAAILFSDILVVPLEMGLNLEFIPKKGPHFLETITDLKSVESLKVGAYKQLNYVYDTISQTRQKLSKEKALIGFCGSPWTLATYMIEGEGSKSYAKSKKMLYSEPEVLKALLEKLSLELIEYLSLQIQAGVNAVMIFDSWASALEKEAYLKFSWDYLKKISKELKKRYPHIPVILFPKGIGAYLDSIDGEFDVFGVDWGTPLEAAKKILGGKYVLQGNLEPTRLYDKNALEEGVERILKIMGNRGHIFNLGHGMLPDLPRENAKYLVQLVHAKTRR